One window from the genome of Garra rufa chromosome 1, GarRuf1.0, whole genome shotgun sequence encodes:
- the LOC141333240 gene encoding neural cell adhesion molecule 2-like isoform X5, with amino-acid sequence MTARSNWIFFTCLILDVLSLRYALDGIFISFVNHEGPVIAGKDYELQCLIQNVAPFKNVTVRWFNQNESVFNDTIKTSISNTSKLQIKPNRTDDEAQYRCEAEQEAERNESYPTLSSEHLSITVHFKPIINETNLPSTVPVFRGFSEVLICKAKGNPEPTISWSIDGQEMIKNEILTVSESTPEYVICNASNSVGSTTKKIKVVLKEDYLPLIAGLIAVTVAFISVIFIFIYSIYYKTAKMGRYSLKDAKLPEQNGNVAQNGKHNPIPMKKLSQSDILA; translated from the exons GTATTTTCATCAGCTTTGTGAATCATGAAGGACCAGTGATAGCGGGCAAAGATTATGAGCTCCAGTGCCTCATTCAGAATGTGGCTCCTTTTAAGAATGTTACAGTGAGATGGTTCAATCAGAATGAAAGCGTCTTCAATGACACCATCAAGACTTCAATCAGTAACACGTCTAAACTCCAGATCAAGCCAAACCGAACTGATGATGAAGCTCAATACCGGTGTGAAGCAGAGCAGGAAGCAGAAAGGAATGAAAGTTATCCAACATTGTCATCGGAACATCTCAGCATTACTGTACATT TTAAACCGATCATCAACGAGACCAACCTGCCTTCAACAGTGCCTGTGTTTCGAGGCTTTTCAGAGGTGCTTATATGTAAAGCCAAGGGGAACCCAGAACCAACGATCAGCTGGAGCATTGACGGACAGGAGATGATAAAAAATGAAATACTTACTGTATCAGAGTCAACACCTGAGTATGTGATATGCAATGCAAGCAATTCTGTTGGCTCgaccaccaaaaaaataaaagtggTATTAAAAG AGGACTACCTGCCTTTAATAGCAGGACTCATTGCAGTCACTGTGGCGTTCATCTCagtcatcttcatcttcatctacTCTATCTACTACAAAACAGCCAAGATGGGCCGATATAGCCTGAAGGATGCCAAGCTTCCTGAGCAAAATGGAAACGTAGCACAGAATGGCAAACACAACCCTATTCCAATGAAGAAACTGTCTCAGAGTGATATCCTTGCTTAG